The following proteins are co-located in the Chryseobacterium daecheongense genome:
- a CDS encoding Crp/Fnr family transcriptional regulator — protein MFHEGGAPLYYYQIVKGEVKLNNYNAEGKEFIQNILFDGQSFGESLLFDDKPYPMSAVAITPSTILRLSKRDFLEMLAKHPLLFFNFCKELSDGLYYKYIMLQKNSLESPEERLIGVMDYMKSFQKEQATFSFQVPLTRQQLASLTGIRVETAIKAIKRMEKEKIVKIINRKILY, from the coding sequence ATTTTTCACGAGGGAGGCGCACCGTTATATTATTATCAAATAGTAAAGGGTGAAGTTAAACTGAATAATTATAATGCCGAAGGAAAAGAATTTATCCAGAATATTCTATTTGATGGACAAAGTTTTGGTGAGTCGCTTTTATTTGATGATAAACCATACCCAATGAGTGCAGTAGCTATCACTCCCAGTACTATTCTTAGATTAAGTAAACGAGATTTTTTAGAGATGCTGGCAAAGCATCCACTTCTCTTTTTTAATTTTTGCAAAGAGCTATCAGACGGGCTGTATTACAAATATATTATGCTTCAAAAAAATTCTCTGGAAAGTCCGGAGGAAAGGCTTATTGGCGTTATGGATTACATGAAAAGTTTTCAAAAAGAGCAAGCTACGTTCTCTTTCCAAGTACCTCTTACAAGACAGCAACTTGCCAGTCTTACAGGAATTCGTGTAGAAACTGCCATAAAAGCTATCAAACGTATGGAAAAAGAAAAAATTGTAAAAATAATTAACAGAAAAATTTTGTATTAA
- a CDS encoding SDR family NAD(P)-dependent oxidoreductase — protein MILVTGATGILGRVIVLELLKRGRTVRATKRDSSDLEEVKQSLKYYSENAESYFNKIEWVTVDLHNKESLQNALKDVQEVYHCAAKVTYDPKKQKDVTQVNVEGTENIIECCHRFHKIKFLYVSSAAIFNKGKCEKLIDENSDLISGENNTIYAISKCNADKAVLDAFHQGLDTIIINPGMIIGSGNWQKSSGEFLQVFANRLYSFPGGTGCVDVRDVAEIAIELMEKNIFGERFIIISENRKYSDLSRLIKKTVNPFILSENILKIGRILNILSGGLIPKLRLLTKANIEFLTSFSKMSNAKIVKTLNYEFITVEDSLDFHIRNFLSKKE, from the coding sequence ATGATTTTAGTAACCGGAGCTACCGGAATTCTCGGTAGGGTAATTGTTTTGGAACTTCTCAAAAGAGGCAGAACTGTGCGTGCCACAAAAAGAGACTCCAGTGATTTGGAAGAAGTGAAACAATCATTGAAGTATTACTCAGAAAATGCTGAAAGCTATTTTAATAAGATAGAATGGGTGACGGTAGATTTACATAACAAGGAAAGTCTGCAAAATGCACTTAAAGATGTTCAGGAGGTATATCATTGTGCCGCGAAGGTAACTTATGATCCGAAAAAACAGAAAGATGTTACCCAAGTCAATGTTGAAGGAACTGAAAACATAATTGAATGCTGCCACCGTTTCCATAAAATAAAGTTTCTGTATGTAAGTTCGGCAGCTATTTTCAATAAAGGAAAATGTGAAAAACTTATTGATGAAAATTCAGATCTTATCAGCGGTGAAAACAATACAATATATGCCATCTCAAAATGCAATGCGGATAAAGCGGTGCTTGATGCATTTCATCAAGGTTTAGATACCATTATCATTAATCCGGGGATGATTATCGGAAGTGGTAACTGGCAAAAAAGCAGTGGCGAATTCTTACAAGTTTTTGCTAACAGATTGTATTCTTTCCCTGGCGGAACAGGATGTGTAGATGTAAGGGATGTAGCAGAAATCGCTATCGAACTGATGGAAAAAAATATTTTCGGAGAACGTTTCATCATCATTTCAGAGAACAGAAAGTACAGCGATCTGTCTAGACTAATTAAAAAGACGGTTAATCCTTTTATTTTATCTGAGAACATTTTAAAAATAGGGAGAATTTTAAATATTCTTTCTGGAGGATTAATCCCAAAATTAAGATTACTGACCAAAGCAAACATAGAATTTTTAACCTCTTTCTCAAAAATGTCTAATGCTAAAATTGTAAAAACTTTGAATTATGAATTTATTACTGTGGAAGACAGCCTCGATTTCCATATCAGGAATTTTCTGAGTAAAAAAGAATGA
- a CDS encoding succinate dehydrogenase/fumarate reductase iron-sulfur subunit, producing MNTRKYLSLTLKIWRQKNRKSKGKFEVYKISGVSTDSSFLEMLDILNEQLIYENKDPVAFDHDCREGICGMCSLYINGRAHGPDTGITTCQLHMRMFNDGDTIIIEPWRSIAFPVIKDLMTDRSAFDRIMAAGGFISVNTSGNTLDANAIAIPKENADKAMDAAACISCGACVACCPNGAAMLFVGAKVSHFALLPQGKIERKRRVLNMVKAMDDEGFGNCSVIGACEIECPKSISLDTIARMNREYMNAWLSEE from the coding sequence ATGAATACTAGGAAATATTTATCTCTTACCTTGAAAATCTGGCGACAGAAAAATAGAAAAAGTAAAGGAAAATTTGAAGTATATAAAATTTCTGGTGTTTCTACCGATTCTTCCTTTCTGGAAATGCTGGATATACTTAATGAACAGCTAATTTATGAAAATAAAGACCCTGTTGCTTTTGATCATGACTGTCGTGAAGGAATTTGCGGAATGTGTTCTTTATACATAAACGGAAGAGCACATGGTCCGGACACAGGAATTACAACATGCCAGCTCCATATGAGGATGTTTAACGATGGAGACACTATTATCATTGAGCCATGGAGAAGTATTGCATTTCCTGTTATCAAAGACTTAATGACAGACCGTAGTGCTTTTGACAGGATAATGGCAGCAGGTGGATTTATTTCTGTCAACACTTCAGGAAATACGCTGGATGCCAATGCTATTGCTATTCCCAAAGAGAATGCTGATAAAGCAATGGACGCTGCCGCCTGCATTAGCTGCGGAGCATGTGTAGCTTGTTGTCCGAATGGTGCTGCAATGCTTTTTGTTGGTGCTAAAGTTTCTCATTTTGCATTACTGCCACAAGGAAAGATTGAAAGAAAGAGGAGGGTTTTAAATATGGTAAAAGCTATGGATGATGAGGGATTTGGAAATTGCTCTGTCATTGGAGCATGTGAAATTGAATGCCCCAAAAGTATTTCACTGGATACTATCGCTAGAATGAACAGAGAGTATATGAATGCCTGGCTTAGTGAAGAATAG
- a CDS encoding DUF3606 domain-containing protein, translated as MTDDKSKKGKKDRKQVSGSENYEIQYFKEKMRVTSQAVVGAIKATGSNDRKTLEDYLRKRHQK; from the coding sequence ATGACAGACGATAAATCTAAAAAAGGGAAAAAAGACCGCAAACAGGTAAGTGGTTCAGAAAATTATGAAATCCAGTATTTCAAGGAAAAAATGAGAGTAACCTCACAAGCCGTTGTTGGTGCTATAAAAGCAACCGGTTCTAATGACCGAAAAACATTAGAAGATTACTTAAGGAAGCGTCACCAAAAATAG
- the ligD gene encoding non-homologous end-joining DNA ligase, which translates to MALEKYREKRSEEKTPEPFGGKSSGKELRFVVQKHDASHLHYDFRLEMDGVLKSWAVPKGPSLDPNIKRLAMMVEDHPYDYRDFEGIIPKGQYGGGTVIVWDEGTYEPSEPVEGDLKKQEENLLHQLHAGKLKIKLNGKKLKGEFALVKAYGRGENSWLLMKLEDKYATTRDITLKDKSVISKKTIVQMEKSPDKVYGKPNVKKESRLKDKTTEKKTTPELIEEQLSSNRSEKEDIDVDKILKGAPKKAFYNHVQPMLATLVDKPFEDKNWLYEVKWDGYRAVSFLKGGKVEIKSRNDKSFNEKFYPVYDSLKALNLNVILDGEIVVVGEDGKADFGSLQNWRSEADGTLLYYVFDIIWHDGKDLTDLTLCQRKEILKEILEENDIIKISTPFYTSGIEFLEAAKNMGLEGIMAKKKDSLYHVHVRTKDWLKIKANKRQEVVIGGFTLNDDSRKSFSSILVGVYEGKDLVYKGKVGTGFNDKLQKEMMEQFKPLFTNKPPFSEEPDVNKPSRFRPNPPHASVTWLKPKLICEVSFTEMTSDGVMRHPSFEGMREDKDPMEIILEKEIDTAQITDEHHEKIIKPAGKMKRKTLLNPTEKTQVKTVNKHELKFTNLDKVFGQKQKLLNAI; encoded by the coding sequence ATGGCTTTAGAAAAATATCGTGAAAAGCGGTCAGAAGAAAAGACTCCCGAACCCTTTGGGGGTAAGTCATCTGGCAAAGAATTGAGGTTTGTTGTTCAGAAACATGATGCTTCCCATCTTCATTACGATTTTCGTCTTGAAATGGACGGAGTGTTAAAAAGTTGGGCGGTTCCTAAAGGACCCTCCCTGGATCCGAATATTAAAAGACTTGCTATGATGGTTGAAGACCATCCATATGATTACCGGGATTTTGAAGGTATTATCCCAAAGGGACAGTATGGTGGGGGTACGGTGATTGTTTGGGACGAAGGTACTTATGAACCTTCGGAGCCAGTGGAAGGAGATTTGAAAAAGCAGGAGGAAAATCTATTGCACCAACTTCATGCCGGTAAGTTGAAAATAAAGCTAAATGGTAAAAAACTAAAAGGAGAATTCGCCTTGGTAAAAGCTTATGGTAGGGGCGAGAATAGCTGGCTTCTGATGAAGCTTGAAGATAAATACGCAACGACCAGGGATATTACATTAAAAGATAAATCCGTGATTTCCAAAAAGACAATAGTCCAGATGGAAAAATCTCCAGATAAAGTTTATGGAAAACCTAATGTAAAAAAGGAGAGTAGGCTCAAAGATAAGACTACTGAAAAAAAAACGACTCCAGAACTCATTGAGGAACAATTAAGCTCAAACAGATCAGAGAAGGAGGATATTGATGTGGATAAGATTTTAAAAGGCGCGCCAAAGAAGGCTTTTTACAATCATGTACAACCAATGCTTGCTACACTTGTGGATAAGCCCTTTGAAGATAAAAATTGGCTCTATGAAGTGAAATGGGATGGGTACAGGGCAGTGTCCTTTTTAAAAGGGGGCAAGGTTGAGATCAAATCTCGTAATGACAAAAGCTTTAACGAGAAATTTTATCCGGTATATGATTCGCTCAAGGCGCTTAATCTTAATGTTATCTTGGATGGAGAAATAGTCGTTGTAGGGGAGGATGGCAAGGCTGACTTCGGATCATTACAAAACTGGCGCAGTGAGGCAGACGGAACTTTACTGTACTATGTCTTTGACATTATATGGCATGATGGAAAGGACCTTACAGACCTTACCTTATGTCAGCGGAAGGAAATTCTAAAAGAAATATTAGAGGAGAATGATATAATAAAAATCAGTACACCATTTTATACTTCCGGGATAGAATTTTTGGAAGCTGCAAAGAACATGGGACTTGAAGGCATAATGGCCAAAAAGAAGGATAGTTTGTACCATGTACATGTAAGGACAAAGGACTGGCTTAAGATCAAAGCCAATAAAAGACAGGAAGTGGTTATTGGAGGTTTTACGTTGAATGATGACTCCAGAAAATCTTTTAGCAGCATCCTTGTAGGAGTTTATGAAGGTAAAGATCTTGTGTATAAAGGAAAAGTGGGCACAGGATTTAATGACAAGTTGCAGAAGGAGATGATGGAACAATTTAAACCACTGTTCACTAATAAGCCTCCTTTTTCTGAGGAGCCCGATGTCAACAAACCTTCCCGATTTCGGCCTAATCCCCCTCATGCTTCCGTTACATGGCTAAAGCCTAAACTTATCTGTGAAGTAAGTTTTACAGAAATGACCAGTGATGGAGTCATGCGTCACCCTTCCTTTGAGGGGATGCGGGAAGATAAAGACCCAATGGAAATTATTCTTGAAAAAGAAATTGATACAGCTCAGATTACTGATGAACATCATGAAAAAATAATAAAACCTGCTGGCAAAATGAAAAGGAAAACCTTATTGAATCCTACTGAAAAGACACAGGTGAAAACCGTCAATAAGCACGAACTTAAATTTACAAACCTGGATAAGGTTTTTGGCCAAAAGCAAAAATTACTAAACGCGATTTGA